One Chromatiaceae bacterium DNA segment encodes these proteins:
- a CDS encoding sulfotransferase domain-containing protein: MHFESVYHITTHKCGSQWVRDILTSPEIHSVTGLIHASTTPRLDQGLMPDQENGYLYSPVYDLNALEWRGIGKNVGKGIVVLRDPRDVIVSLLYSHLYSHASSPRVDFNRRQLFDLPNLASRLKLLFRDNFYKIRFFLSWSNYASNDVYVVRYEDLIQNQQEVFSNIFEWLGWGLPLETVVAVVERHSFKRRSGRSPGETDLVSHFRRGLAGDWKNHFTRDLGELWEGLYPGFLVKVGYETRSDWWCHLPEEIGSTPENCPSREQEELEAQRRRIHILEAQTNEKEAVIQELAHICAERLALIEQLDIALKERKDVQ, from the coding sequence ATGCATTTCGAATCGGTTTACCATATCACGACCCATAAATGTGGCAGTCAATGGGTCCGTGATATCCTGACTTCACCTGAAATACATTCTGTGACGGGTTTGATCCATGCCTCGACGACACCGCGCCTTGATCAAGGATTGATGCCTGACCAGGAGAATGGATACCTCTACTCTCCCGTTTATGATCTAAATGCACTAGAGTGGCGTGGCATAGGAAAAAACGTGGGTAAGGGAATCGTTGTTCTTCGTGATCCGCGAGACGTTATTGTTTCCTTACTCTACTCCCATCTTTATAGCCATGCCTCTAGTCCGCGTGTTGATTTTAACAGAAGGCAACTCTTTGATCTGCCTAATCTGGCGTCCAGACTAAAGCTGCTTTTCCGGGATAATTTTTATAAAATACGCTTTTTTTTATCTTGGTCTAATTATGCGTCAAATGATGTATATGTCGTGCGCTACGAGGACCTCATTCAAAACCAACAGGAAGTATTTAGCAATATTTTTGAATGGCTAGGTTGGGGTCTACCTCTGGAGACGGTAGTAGCGGTTGTTGAGCGACATAGTTTTAAGCGTAGAAGTGGTCGCTCTCCGGGCGAGACGGACCTTGTTAGCCATTTTCGGCGGGGGCTTGCTGGGGATTGGAAAAATCATTTCACTCGGGATTTGGGGGAATTATGGGAAGGGCTGTACCCAGGCTTTTTGGTAAAGGTGGGCTACGAAACACGAAGTGATTGGTGGTGTCATTTACCCGAGGAGATTGGCTCTACCCCCGAAAATTGTCCTAGCCGCGAACAGGAGGAACTCGAGGCACAACGACGCCGAATCCACATTCTTGAGGCACAGACTAATGAAAAAGAGGCAGTCATTCAAGAATTAGCCCATATCTGCGCGGAACGTCTTGCCTTGATCGAGCAACTGGATATTGCCCTGAAGGAACGTAAGGATGTTCAATAA
- a CDS encoding glycosyltransferase: MGAVSFSIDVNLVKALASVLPLDIFVETGTYEGDTVDLVRGLFREVFSVELSEKYVESARHRFKIFPNINILQGNSPSVLHELIPKLRQQSVLFFLDAHWCVAEHTAGQTSQCPLIEELNEIGYLNQDSVIIIDDARLFQCTPPFPHDVTQWPVFADVLGALRSLSQTHTLTIVNDYFVYFPVAISPVVEGYAREFGIDWLHVIQERERLASEREEVSQIRQDFGRVYKLIVGPVEYAKGYDDRSWTAIIQEIEKALLVKEQELIQNRFRAAHIQEIEKTVLAKEQELIQKDKVIQELSFAVSAYRICHPYLKPFSYTFRFAHGLTQLFIPRIGRLAHHPPIPLCPPAPYVSKYPLETLPRISLVTPSFMQGQFIERTIKSVLSQDYPNLEYFVEDGGSDDGSSEIIIRYADRLAGYRCGADKGQANAINMGFAKSKGEIMCWLNSDDMLLPGALAYVGEYFVQHPEVDVVYGNRILIDVDDREIGRWVLPPHNNQVLSYADFVPQETLFWRRSVWNKVGACLDESFRFALDWDLLLRFRESGSRMVRLRRFLGAFRIHDSQKTSAEIEETGFQEMQILRCRALGIDEIGQGVVHRAVAPYLLRHVFHDLAFRVEHRLGLLRTNGLR; this comes from the coding sequence ATGGGTGCTGTAAGTTTTTCAATTGATGTTAATTTGGTTAAGGCATTGGCATCTGTCCTACCTCTTGATATTTTCGTTGAAACAGGTACCTACGAGGGTGATACGGTAGATTTGGTTCGGGGTCTATTTCGAGAAGTATTTTCAGTTGAACTCTCGGAAAAATATGTCGAAAGTGCGCGTCACAGATTCAAGATTTTTCCCAATATTAATATCTTACAAGGCAATTCGCCATCCGTGCTGCACGAGCTGATTCCTAAGCTAAGGCAGCAGTCAGTACTCTTTTTCTTGGATGCGCATTGGTGCGTGGCCGAACATACGGCAGGCCAGACATCCCAATGCCCTCTGATAGAGGAGCTTAACGAAATTGGGTATCTTAATCAGGATAGTGTGATTATCATCGATGACGCGCGATTATTTCAATGTACCCCGCCTTTCCCACATGATGTAACACAATGGCCAGTATTTGCGGATGTATTGGGTGCGTTAAGGTCATTGTCCCAAACTCACACGCTGACCATAGTTAATGATTACTTCGTATATTTCCCAGTTGCCATCAGCCCGGTTGTTGAGGGATACGCAAGGGAATTTGGTATTGATTGGCTGCATGTCATCCAAGAAAGAGAACGACTGGCTAGTGAACGTGAAGAAGTGAGCCAGATTCGGCAGGACTTCGGCAGAGTATATAAGTTGATTGTTGGACCGGTTGAATATGCGAAGGGATATGATGATCGTTCTTGGACAGCCATTATCCAAGAAATTGAAAAAGCTTTATTGGTTAAAGAGCAAGAATTGATACAAAATCGCTTTCGGGCGGCTCATATCCAAGAAATTGAAAAAACTGTATTGGCTAAAGAGCAGGAATTGATACAAAAGGATAAAGTAATTCAAGAGTTGAGTTTCGCGGTGAGTGCTTATCGGATATGCCATCCATATTTAAAGCCTTTTTCATACACCTTCAGGTTTGCTCACGGTCTGACACAGTTATTCATCCCGCGGATCGGCAGGCTCGCCCACCACCCCCCCATTCCGCTTTGCCCGCCTGCCCCGTATGTCAGTAAGTATCCCCTTGAGACTTTACCGCGCATCTCGTTGGTAACACCATCATTTATGCAGGGGCAATTTATCGAGAGGACTATTAAGAGCGTATTGAGTCAAGACTATCCCAACCTCGAATATTTCGTGGAGGATGGAGGCTCTGATGATGGGTCAAGTGAAATTATTATCCGCTATGCTGATCGATTGGCAGGATATAGGTGTGGCGCCGATAAAGGACAAGCGAATGCCATTAATATGGGCTTCGCGAAATCGAAAGGCGAGATCATGTGCTGGTTGAATTCTGATGATATGCTTCTACCTGGTGCACTGGCATATGTGGGGGAATATTTTGTCCAACACCCTGAAGTGGACGTTGTCTATGGTAATCGGATTTTGATTGATGTGGATGATCGTGAGATTGGCCGTTGGGTGTTACCACCCCATAATAATCAAGTCCTGAGCTATGCCGATTTCGTTCCTCAGGAGACGCTTTTTTGGCGTCGCTCGGTATGGAATAAAGTAGGGGCATGCCTCGATGAATCTTTCCGATTCGCGCTGGATTGGGATCTTTTGCTGCGCTTCAGGGAATCGGGATCTCGCATGGTACGTCTCAGGCGATTTTTAGGTGCTTTTAGAATCCATGACTCCCAAAAAACATCTGCAGAGATAGAAGAAACCGGCTTTCAGGAAATGCAAATCTTGCGATGTCGTGCGCTTGGGATTGATGAGATTGGCCAAGGGGTAGTACATCGAGCAGTAGCCCCTTATCTACTAAGACATGTATTTCATGACCTCGCGTTTCGTGTCGAGCACCGGCTTGGATTGCTACGGACTAATGGATTACGTTAA